Proteins found in one bacterium genomic segment:
- a CDS encoding HNH endonuclease yields MPDNWELDLLIHVGGDVLSQTKDILEENPDFCFECKRCRKELRPWDQDEIYVVTYHLEEHYGIPLETPGRKYPNKKMENQILNLYDRECFNCKSHDKQLTIDHILPQCAGGDSAFRNLQPLCVECQNIKGNTHPQVKEVWSKMYFGSYPSDSYEHMFW; encoded by the coding sequence ATGCCGGATAACTGGGAACTTGATTTGCTAATTCATGTTGGAGGGGATGTTCTTAGTCAGACGAAAGATATTTTAGAAGAAAATCCTGATTTTTGTTTTGAATGTAAAAGATGCAGGAAAGAGCTTCGACCGTGGGATCAGGATGAAATTTATGTAGTAACATACCATCTTGAGGAACATTATGGTATTCCACTTGAAACTCCTGGGAGAAAATACCCTAATAAAAAGATGGAAAATCAAATACTCAATTTGTACGATAGAGAATGTTTTAACTGCAAGTCACATGATAAACAACTCACAATCGACCATATATTACCCCAGTGTGCTGGTGGTGATTCTGCTTTCAGAAATCTTCAACCATTGTGCGTAGAATGCCAAAATATAAAAGGAAATACTCATCCACAAGTAAAAGAGGTTTGGTCTAAAATGTACTTTGGTTCTTATCCTTCAGATAGTTACGAACATATGTTTTGGTGA